One region of Kytococcus sedentarius DSM 20547 genomic DNA includes:
- a CDS encoding pirin family protein codes for MPAVTAENILELARVQPHPESRPRAVKSVSTAPQGHEGEGFPVRRAFAGVDLRDLDPFIHMDQMGEVEYAPLEPRGTDWHPHRGFETVTYIIDGSFLHEDTHGGGGAITDGDTQWMTAGSGLLHIEAPPEKLVMDGGLFHGLQLWVNLPGHLKMTDPRYQDIQSGDVQLLSSEDGGALVRVIAGEVDGHQGPGITHTPISIVHATVSPGAQLRLPWNPGYNALVYVLSGEGTIGAEGRPLRTGQLAVLRDGDHIEVRADQQQDARHAQGIDLYILGGQAINEPVMAYGPFVMNTRAQLVTAFEDFQAGRLGIIPNSPRVKAASQIVKDAIDRGEAAPGHHLL; via the coding sequence ATGCCCGCCGTGACCGCTGAGAACATCCTGGAGCTGGCCCGGGTGCAGCCGCACCCCGAGAGCCGGCCCCGCGCCGTGAAGTCCGTGAGCACCGCCCCCCAAGGCCACGAGGGCGAGGGCTTCCCCGTCCGTCGCGCCTTCGCCGGGGTGGACCTGCGCGACCTCGACCCCTTCATCCACATGGACCAGATGGGTGAGGTGGAGTACGCACCGCTGGAGCCCCGCGGCACCGACTGGCACCCGCACCGTGGCTTCGAGACCGTCACCTACATCATCGATGGCTCCTTCCTGCACGAGGACACCCACGGCGGCGGTGGCGCCATCACCGACGGCGACACCCAGTGGATGACCGCCGGCTCGGGGCTGCTCCACATCGAGGCCCCGCCGGAGAAGCTCGTGATGGACGGCGGGCTCTTCCACGGCCTGCAGCTCTGGGTGAACTTGCCGGGGCACCTAAAGATGACCGACCCGCGCTACCAGGACATCCAGTCCGGCGACGTCCAGCTGCTCTCCAGCGAGGACGGCGGCGCACTGGTCCGCGTCATCGCCGGTGAGGTGGACGGGCACCAGGGCCCAGGCATCACCCACACGCCCATCAGCATCGTCCACGCCACCGTGTCCCCGGGTGCGCAGCTGCGCCTGCCCTGGAACCCGGGGTACAACGCCCTGGTCTACGTGCTCTCCGGCGAGGGGACGATCGGCGCCGAGGGCCGTCCGCTGCGCACCGGGCAGCTCGCCGTGCTGCGCGACGGGGACCACATCGAGGTCCGCGCCGACCAGCAGCAGGACGCCCGCCACGCCCAGGGGATAGACCTCTACATCCTCGGCGGGCAGGCGATCAACGAGCCGGTGATGGCCTACGGGCCGTTCGTGATGAACACCCGCGCCCAGCTGGTCACCGCCTTCGAGGACTTCCAGGCCGGGCGCCTGGGAATCATCCCCAACAGCCCCCGGGTGAAGGCCGCCTCGCAGATCGTCAAGGACGCGATCGACCGCGGCGAGGCCGCCCCGGGTCACCACCTGCTGTGA
- a CDS encoding DUF4442 domain-containing protein, protein MPRTTPARRSPRRPALPTWHDLDQLMGNAQVVRHVMNLWPPFLAASIRIEEVSPDFRDVRVRLRRRPWSTNYVGTLYGASMYSMTDPFWMMMLQRTLGPEFAVWDTRGEIDHLRPGREDVTARFHLDEATLNEVRAATAGNAKHLRWFEVDLVQDDGTVVARVRKQVYVRRKPARS, encoded by the coding sequence ATGCCTCGTACCACCCCTGCCCGCAGGAGCCCGCGCCGCCCCGCCCTGCCCACCTGGCACGACCTGGACCAGCTCATGGGCAATGCCCAGGTGGTGCGCCACGTGATGAACCTGTGGCCCCCCTTCCTGGCGGCGTCGATCCGCATCGAGGAGGTCTCGCCCGACTTCCGCGACGTCCGGGTGCGCCTCAGGCGGCGCCCGTGGTCGACGAACTACGTGGGCACCCTCTACGGGGCGTCCATGTACTCCATGACCGACCCCTTCTGGATGATGATGCTGCAGCGCACCCTGGGGCCCGAGTTCGCCGTGTGGGACACCCGCGGGGAGATCGACCACCTGCGCCCCGGCCGCGAGGACGTGACCGCCCGCTTCCACCTGGACGAGGCCACCCTCAATGAGGTGCGCGCCGCCACCGCGGGGAACGCCAAGCACCTGCGCTGGTTCGAGGTGGACCTGGTGCAGGACGACGGGACCGTGGTCGCGCGGGTGCGCAAGCAGGTCTACGTGCGCCGCAAGCCGGCCCGCTCATGA
- a CDS encoding glutaminase, which translates to MPPVNHANPANPLSDLLARVHDRFRTHDEGEVAGYVESTGGVDTRDFGLAITTVDGHTYSHGEADRLFAIQSISKAFTYAVALTDAGFDAVDAVIDVEPSGEAFNEISLQEDTGRPSNALINAGAIASTSLVSGSSSNPYAGTRGTQPDDGAHQSPEGSRRERLVRAFSAMAGRDLTVNERVLDFEREDGDRNLALAHLMRSFDLISEGPEEIADDYFATCAIEVTTEDLSMMAALLATGGIHPVSGERLLSEDVVERVLGVMSTCGMYDDAGEWMVRVGLPAKSGVGGGIVAVVPGQAGVAVYSPPLDRHGNSERGVLACEALSQELDLHLMHGARVTHSAVRVTYPVTAAPSGVRRRPAAEAVLADHGHRGRVIEVQGDLTFGAAESVMRELVGLDEVDGVVVDVRRVTEVTDFARAGLTELATGFDHQGTVMVLVDDSGRVADADRVRVVSRRKDAIELVEELLLERHGGDELDRSEVEVQDAGVMATLDDADTEALLARMEARQYAAGEVVITEGARFAGIHLITSGTVETTAREPGAESRDEEDPTDPRADDDVEFRRLSVLGPGHSFGEFGLLADGRHATTVTAREELHTWVLTPQVLTRLETEDPSLALRLWQAISRDAYTRIRSQMDEIAARGADRR; encoded by the coding sequence ATGCCCCCGGTGAACCATGCGAACCCCGCGAACCCACTGTCCGACCTGCTCGCGCGGGTACACGACCGATTCCGCACCCACGACGAGGGCGAGGTGGCCGGGTACGTCGAGTCCACCGGCGGGGTCGACACCCGGGACTTCGGCCTGGCCATCACCACCGTCGACGGCCACACCTACTCCCACGGCGAGGCCGACCGCCTCTTCGCCATCCAGTCCATCTCCAAGGCGTTCACCTACGCCGTGGCCCTGACCGATGCGGGGTTCGATGCCGTGGACGCCGTGATCGACGTGGAGCCCTCCGGGGAGGCGTTCAACGAGATCTCGCTGCAGGAGGACACCGGCCGGCCCTCGAACGCGCTGATCAACGCTGGCGCCATCGCGTCGACCTCGCTGGTGTCCGGCAGCTCGAGCAACCCCTACGCCGGCACCCGGGGCACCCAACCCGATGACGGGGCGCACCAGAGCCCCGAGGGGTCGCGCCGCGAGCGGCTGGTGCGGGCCTTCTCCGCGATGGCGGGGCGTGACCTCACCGTCAACGAGCGGGTGCTGGACTTCGAGCGGGAGGACGGCGACCGCAACCTGGCCCTGGCCCACCTGATGCGGAGCTTCGACCTCATCAGCGAGGGGCCCGAGGAGATCGCCGACGACTACTTCGCCACCTGCGCCATCGAGGTGACCACCGAGGACCTGTCGATGATGGCGGCGCTCCTGGCCACCGGCGGCATCCACCCGGTCAGCGGCGAGCGCCTGCTCAGCGAGGACGTCGTCGAGCGCGTGCTGGGGGTCATGAGCACCTGCGGCATGTACGACGACGCCGGGGAGTGGATGGTGCGCGTGGGCCTGCCGGCCAAGTCCGGCGTCGGCGGCGGGATCGTGGCGGTGGTGCCCGGGCAGGCCGGGGTGGCCGTCTACTCGCCGCCGCTGGACCGCCACGGCAACTCCGAGCGGGGCGTGCTGGCGTGCGAGGCCCTCTCGCAGGAGTTGGACCTGCACCTCATGCACGGTGCACGCGTCACCCACTCCGCGGTCCGCGTGACCTACCCGGTGACCGCCGCCCCCAGCGGGGTGCGTCGCCGGCCGGCCGCCGAGGCCGTGTTGGCCGACCACGGTCACCGCGGGCGCGTCATCGAGGTGCAGGGGGACCTGACCTTCGGCGCCGCGGAGTCCGTGATGCGGGAGCTCGTCGGGCTGGACGAGGTGGACGGGGTGGTGGTGGACGTCCGGCGCGTCACGGAGGTGACCGACTTCGCCCGGGCCGGCCTCACCGAGCTCGCGACGGGATTCGACCACCAGGGCACGGTGATGGTGCTGGTGGACGACTCCGGCCGGGTGGCCGACGCCGACCGGGTGCGCGTCGTCTCCCGCCGCAAGGACGCCATCGAGCTGGTCGAGGAGCTGCTGCTGGAGCGCCACGGCGGGGACGAGCTCGACCGCTCCGAGGTGGAGGTGCAGGACGCCGGGGTGATGGCCACGCTGGACGACGCCGACACCGAGGCCCTCTTGGCGCGGATGGAGGCCCGGCAGTACGCCGCCGGGGAGGTCGTGATCACCGAGGGTGCGCGCTTCGCGGGGATCCACCTCATCACCAGCGGCACGGTGGAGACGACGGCCCGCGAGCCCGGGGCCGAGTCGCGCGACGAGGAGGACCCCACCGACCCGCGGGCCGACGACGACGTGGAGTTCCGGCGCCTGTCGGTGCTCGGACCGGGGCACAGCTTCGGCGAGTTCGGGCTGCTGGCGGACGGGCGCCACGCCACGACGGTGACGGCCCGGGAGGAGCTGCACACCTGGGTGCTGACCCCCCAGGTGCTCACCCGGCTGGAGACCGAGGATCCGTCCCTGGCACTGCGACTGTGGCAGGCCATCAGCCGCGATGCGTACACCCGCATCCGCTCGCAGATGGACGAGATCGCCGCCAGGGGGGCCGACAGACGGTAG
- a CDS encoding SDR family NAD(P)-dependent oxidoreductase, giving the protein MDITPAAPPRQPLALVMGASRGLGLLCAAELLQHGHRVVLSSRDEASLAAARTQLLAEYPGARVDVAPCDISDRRAVQALVQRVETELAPIEVLLTVAGIIQVGPVQAMTLEHFDQAVSTMLMGPVNLTLQVLPHMRERGRGRIGTVTSVGGKVAPPHLLPYSTAKFGAVGFSEGLTAELAGTGITATTIVPGLMRTGSHDAAQFTGDVAREFAWFGPSASLPLLAMDAERAAERMVHGVLEGHTHVMLSPVTQVGSRVHGLAPSFTTRLMGLANRVLPTAPAVDPLGPGTTVEGRVARQGLTGRARRVVDALSTLGDRAGEQINERGA; this is encoded by the coding sequence ATGGACATCACCCCGGCCGCTCCCCCCCGTCAACCGCTCGCCCTGGTCATGGGCGCCTCCCGCGGACTCGGCCTGCTCTGCGCCGCCGAGCTGCTGCAACACGGCCACCGCGTAGTCCTCAGCTCCCGCGACGAGGCCTCCTTGGCTGCCGCGCGCACCCAGTTGCTGGCCGAATACCCGGGCGCGCGGGTGGACGTCGCCCCCTGTGACATCTCCGACCGCCGGGCCGTGCAGGCGCTGGTGCAGCGCGTGGAGACCGAGCTCGCCCCCATCGAGGTCCTGCTGACCGTCGCCGGCATCATCCAGGTGGGCCCCGTGCAGGCGATGACCCTGGAGCACTTCGACCAGGCCGTCTCCACCATGCTGATGGGCCCGGTGAACCTGACCCTGCAGGTACTGCCCCACATGCGCGAGCGCGGCCGCGGCCGCATCGGCACCGTGACCAGCGTCGGCGGCAAGGTGGCCCCGCCGCACCTGCTGCCCTACTCCACGGCCAAGTTCGGTGCGGTCGGCTTCAGCGAGGGGCTCACCGCCGAGCTGGCCGGCACCGGCATCACGGCCACCACCATCGTCCCGGGCCTGATGCGCACCGGTTCGCACGACGCCGCGCAGTTCACCGGCGACGTGGCCCGCGAGTTCGCGTGGTTCGGCCCCTCGGCCTCCCTGCCCCTGCTGGCCATGGATGCCGAGCGTGCCGCCGAGCGGATGGTCCACGGCGTGCTCGAGGGGCACACCCACGTGATGCTGTCCCCGGTGACCCAGGTCGGCTCCCGGGTGCACGGCCTGGCGCCCTCGTTCACCACGCGGCTGATGGGGCTGGCCAACCGGGTGCTCCCAACCGCCCCGGCCGTGGACCCGCTGGGCCCCGGCACCACCGTGGAGGGCCGGGTGGCCCGCCAGGGCCTGACGGGTCGCGCCCGCCGGGTGGTGGACGCGCTCTCCACCCTCGGCGACCGCGCCGGGGAGCAGATAAACGAACGCGGCGCCTGA
- a CDS encoding zinc-dependent alcohol dehydrogenase: MRALTWQGNSDVRVEDVPDPTIQQPTDAIVRVTSTAICGSDLHLYSVLGAFLHPGDVLGHEFMGIVEEVGPEAAGHLSVGDRVVVPFNISCGHCWMCSRGLFAQCETTQNTKQGKGASLFGYTDLYGAVPGGQAEYVRVPQAQFGPVKVPHEGADERYLYLSDILPTAWQGVKYANVPDGGTLAVMGLGPVGQLAVRSALKLGEASRVIGVDLVPERLETAKAWGAEVLDLRDVDGGGRDPQKVGEAIREMTGGRGADSVLEAVGMEAHGNPVAHKAISAVAHLPGPLGRPAIEKAGIDRLAALHSSIEAVRRGGTVSVSGVYGGMVDPMPMMTMFDKGIAMRMGQCHVKQWTQELFDVANRSEDLLGLEQLATHRVSLEEAPAMYEVFQKKQDNCLKVVLKP, from the coding sequence ATGCGCGCACTCACCTGGCAGGGCAACTCCGACGTCCGCGTCGAGGACGTCCCGGACCCCACCATCCAGCAGCCCACCGACGCGATCGTCCGCGTTACCTCGACCGCGATCTGCGGCTCTGACCTGCACCTCTACTCCGTCCTGGGGGCGTTCCTCCACCCTGGCGACGTCCTGGGCCACGAGTTCATGGGCATCGTGGAGGAGGTCGGGCCCGAGGCCGCCGGCCACCTCTCCGTCGGCGACCGCGTCGTGGTGCCCTTCAACATCTCCTGCGGCCACTGCTGGATGTGCTCCCGCGGTCTGTTCGCCCAGTGCGAGACCACGCAGAACACGAAGCAGGGCAAGGGTGCCTCGCTGTTCGGGTACACCGACCTCTACGGCGCCGTGCCCGGCGGGCAGGCCGAGTACGTCCGTGTGCCGCAGGCCCAGTTCGGCCCCGTCAAGGTGCCCCACGAGGGCGCTGACGAGCGCTACCTCTACCTCTCGGACATCCTGCCCACCGCCTGGCAGGGCGTGAAGTACGCGAACGTCCCCGATGGTGGGACGCTGGCCGTGATGGGCTTGGGACCGGTGGGTCAGCTCGCGGTTCGCTCCGCGCTGAAGCTCGGGGAGGCCTCCCGCGTGATCGGGGTGGACCTGGTGCCCGAGCGCCTGGAGACCGCGAAGGCCTGGGGCGCCGAGGTGCTGGACCTGCGCGACGTGGACGGCGGCGGGCGCGACCCGCAGAAGGTGGGCGAGGCGATCCGGGAGATGACCGGTGGCCGTGGCGCCGACTCCGTCCTCGAGGCCGTGGGCATGGAGGCGCACGGGAACCCGGTGGCCCACAAGGCGATCTCGGCCGTCGCCCACCTCCCGGGCCCGCTCGGTCGGCCCGCCATCGAGAAGGCCGGCATCGACCGCCTCGCGGCCCTGCACTCCTCCATCGAGGCCGTCCGCCGTGGCGGCACCGTCTCGGTTTCTGGCGTGTACGGCGGCATGGTGGACCCGATGCCGATGATGACGATGTTCGACAAGGGCATCGCCATGCGCATGGGTCAGTGCCACGTGAAGCAGTGGACCCAGGAGCTGTTCGACGTGGCGAACCGCAGCGAGGACCTGCTGGGTCTGGAGCAGCTCGCCACCCACCGGGTCTCCCTGGAGGAGGCACCGGCGATGTACGAGGTCTTCCAGAAGAAGCAGGACAACTGCCTCAAGGTGGTGCTGAAGCCCTGA
- a CDS encoding alpha/beta hydrolase — protein sequence MQQTTEYQPGLTIRTLRLEAPVDHGLARPPAIGPDAPADVALPADTLELFARVVTGTDGADKPYLVFLQGGPGGEAPRPSLTTSSPSWLRRALQDYQVVMLDQRGTGLSTPVGSTLGPRRTAPGLTGVLAGTTPAQQAAYLQHFRADSIVADCELVRQALGAEQWTVLGQSFGGFTSLHYLATHPESLAGALITGGLPPVDHTIEEVYGTTWELMIGKSEEHHRRFPGDRARLAELTERAADGEIVLPNGDVVSPERFRTVGHGLGMSWGSERLHHLLERDHTSSAFAADLEGMLPFGGRNPLYSVLHESSMADGVATRWAADRTIPGAVAADPALLGGEHLHRSLFTEDSLLAPFAEAADLLAEVEWAELYPAEALRRADVPVAAAVYSNDAYVPRDFSLEAASLLPDARLYETSAHEHNGLGAGDDVLDHLIGLLQGTRWR from the coding sequence ATGCAGCAGACCACCGAGTACCAGCCCGGCCTGACCATCCGCACCCTGCGTCTCGAGGCGCCCGTCGACCACGGCCTGGCCCGGCCTCCGGCGATCGGCCCGGACGCCCCGGCGGACGTGGCCCTGCCCGCAGACACGCTCGAGCTCTTCGCCCGCGTGGTCACCGGCACCGACGGGGCGGACAAGCCGTACCTGGTCTTCCTCCAGGGCGGCCCGGGCGGCGAGGCCCCGCGTCCCTCGCTCACCACCTCGAGCCCGTCGTGGCTGCGGCGGGCCCTGCAGGACTACCAGGTGGTGATGCTGGACCAGCGGGGAACGGGCCTGTCCACCCCCGTGGGCAGCACCCTGGGGCCGCGCCGCACCGCGCCCGGGCTGACCGGCGTCCTGGCCGGCACCACCCCCGCCCAGCAGGCCGCCTACCTGCAGCACTTCCGGGCGGACTCCATCGTCGCCGACTGCGAGCTGGTGCGGCAGGCCCTGGGCGCCGAGCAGTGGACCGTGCTGGGGCAGTCCTTCGGCGGGTTCACCTCCCTGCACTACCTGGCCACGCACCCGGAGTCCCTGGCCGGTGCGCTCATCACGGGGGGTCTGCCGCCGGTGGACCACACCATCGAGGAGGTCTACGGCACCACCTGGGAGCTGATGATCGGGAAGTCCGAGGAGCACCACCGCCGCTTCCCCGGCGACCGGGCCCGCCTCGCCGAGCTCACCGAGCGTGCCGCCGACGGCGAGATCGTCCTGCCGAACGGCGACGTCGTCTCCCCCGAGCGCTTCCGGACCGTCGGCCACGGGCTGGGCATGTCCTGGGGCTCCGAGCGGCTGCACCACCTGCTGGAGCGCGACCACACGTCATCGGCCTTCGCGGCCGACCTCGAGGGGATGCTGCCGTTCGGCGGTCGCAACCCCTTGTACTCGGTCCTGCACGAGTCCTCGATGGCGGACGGCGTCGCCACCCGCTGGGCGGCCGACCGCACGATCCCCGGTGCGGTCGCGGCGGACCCGGCCCTGCTGGGCGGGGAGCACCTGCACCGGTCGCTGTTCACCGAGGACAGCCTGTTGGCACCGTTCGCGGAGGCGGCCGACCTGCTGGCCGAGGTCGAGTGGGCGGAGCTCTACCCGGCCGAGGCGCTGCGCCGGGCTGACGTCCCGGTGGCCGCGGCGGTCTACAGCAACGACGCCTACGTCCCGCGCGACTTCTCGCTGGAGGCCGCCTCCCTCCTGCCGGACGCCCGCCTCTACGAGACGAGCGCCCACGAGCACAACGGCCTGGGGGCCGGCGACGACGTGCTGGATCACCTCATCGGGCTGCTGCAGGGCACCCGCTGGCGCTGA
- a CDS encoding pyrimidine dimer DNA glycosylase/endonuclease V, translating to MRLWSVHPAQLDRAALVAGWREGLLAQKVLRGLTKGYTQHPQLERFRAMDDPVQAVVTWLHGLADEADERGYSFDRTRVVVGPDPALRMPLTDGQLHLEWEHLATKVRVRNPEWWAQVGDQKPRPHPLFVVEPGPVAAWERAV from the coding sequence ATGCGTCTGTGGAGTGTGCACCCCGCCCAGCTGGACCGTGCCGCCTTGGTGGCCGGATGGCGGGAGGGGCTGCTCGCCCAGAAGGTGTTGCGCGGCCTCACGAAGGGCTACACCCAGCACCCCCAGCTGGAGCGCTTCCGTGCGATGGACGACCCGGTGCAGGCGGTGGTCACCTGGCTGCACGGGCTGGCCGACGAGGCCGACGAGCGGGGGTACTCCTTCGACCGGACCCGCGTCGTCGTGGGCCCTGACCCTGCGCTGCGGATGCCGCTCACCGACGGCCAGCTGCACCTGGAGTGGGAGCACCTCGCGACCAAGGTGCGCGTGCGCAACCCCGAGTGGTGGGCGCAGGTTGGCGACCAGAAGCCCCGGCCCCATCCGCTGTTCGTGGTGGAGCCGGGGCCGGTGGCTGCCTGGGAGCGCGCGGTCTGA